The Deltaproteobacteria bacterium genome includes the window GCAGGGACTGGCATTGTATTAGCAGATACGCTGTACAGCAAATCTACTAATATATTGGCAATAATGCAAGAAGTTTGTATAATTGCTGTGCAGTAAATATATGCTTTGCGATGAATTAGAAGCGGGCTGGGTTACGCCGTGGCCTTCTTGCCTCAACCCTCACAGGTTGTACAGCGCCCGCGCGTTCTCCCCACAGATCTTCGCTTTGACCTCCGGGCTCAGGCGCGGGTCGTTGGCGACGCCGTCTATGGCCAGCAACTCGGTGGCGCTGTCGGCGTGGCCGTAGTCGGTGCCCACCACCAGGTGGTCCTCGCCGGCGTTTTCGACGACGTAGGGAAGGTCGTCGGTGGTCTCGCACCCGACCCAGATCCGGTTCCTTGCCAGCAGCTCGTTCCGATTGAACCCCTGCTCCTTTATGTATGGGCGTTTGTGCAGGTCGGTCAGGGCGTAGGGCAGCCACTGCGCGCTGACCTCCAGGAACCCCATCTTGAGTTGTGGGAACCGCTCGGGGATACCGCCCGCGACGATGGTGTGGAACGCCCCCACCACCACCAGCTTGAACTTCGAGAAGGCCACGGGCTCGTACTTGTAGTAGTCGAACAGCACGGAGCTGCCGTTGGAGGCGTGGATGCACACCGGGACGTCCAGCCTGCCGGCGGCGTCGTACACTGGATAGAAGAAGGGATCGTTCAGCAGCCGCTCACCCTCGGAGCCGCGCATGTAGATGCCTACCGCGCCGTTCTCCTTGGCCAGCCGGGCTTCCTCGTACACTTGGTCCGGGCTTAGGAGGGGCACCACGGCCACCCAGCGCAGGCGGTTGTCGGACTGTTTCCAGCACTCGCCCATCCAGCGGTTGTAGCTGCGGCACAGCGCCAGCTCGATCTCGGGGCGGGGCGTCAGCGGGATGATGAAGATGGTGGGGAAGATGACCTGGATGTCCACCTTGAGCTCATCCATATGCTTGAGCCGCACCGCCACGTCCCGCAGCTCGCGGGACTCCAGCGGCGTGTCCTTGCCCACGTTGCGGGTCTTGAGCCGCAGGGTGCCGTCCACCAGCCAGTACTCGTCCCCGGAGCCGGAGCCGTTGGTGGAGCCGACGACTTCGGGCCGGTACTTGCGGTCGGCGCCGTCCATGAACTCCCAGGTCTCCTCGGTTTCGAGAACGTGTGCATCAGCATCGATTCTGAGCATTTCGGTTTCCTCCACTGTCAATAGGACTCTTCCAGGAGCCTGCGCCGCAGAAGACTGGTTGAATTGTCACACCCCCGGATCGTCATTCCCGCGAAAGCGGGAATCCAGGGGTGGGGAGGCGGGGAAACGCCGCTGTAGTGCCCCACCACCGCCCCTGGATTCCCGCTTTCGCGGGAATGACGACTCGGGGGGTTTGGCGCCAATTCTTGTCCGGACGACGTTTTGACACAGCCTGTTTCGCGGGAATGACGATCCGGGGCCTAGCCGCCGAATACTTCGTCATCGGTCCCGGGACCGAGAGCCTCACAGACTATACAGCGCCCGTGCGTTCCCCCCGGTAATCTTGGCGACCGCCTCCGGGCTCAGGCGCGGGTCGCTGGCGACGCCGTCCAGGGCCAGCAGTTCGGTGGCGCTATCGGCGTGGCCGTAGTCGGTGCCGACCACGAGGTGGTCGTCGCCGGCGGTGTCGATGACGTAGGGGAGGTCGTCGTTGGTCTCGCAGCCGATCCAGATGCGGTTCTGCGCCAGCACGTCCTTCTTGCTGAATTCCTTGCCCGTCATGGTGTAGCGCTTGTAGAGATCGCTCAGCGCGTAGGGCAGCCACTGGGAGCCCACTTCCAGGAACGCCATCTTGAGCTTCGGGAACCGCTCCGGGATCTTGTCCATGATGATGGTGTGGAACGCGCCCACCACCACCAGCTTGAACTTGGAGAAGCCCACGGTCTCGTACTTGTAGTAGTCGTAGAGCACCGAGCTGCCGTTGGAGGAGTGGATGCACACGGGGATGTCCAGCCTCTGGGCGGCGTCGTACACGGGATGGAAGTGCGCGTCGCTCAGGAGCCGCTCACCCTCGGAGCCGCGCATGTAGATGCCCACCGCGCCGTTCTCCTTGGCCAGACGGGCTTCCTCGTAGACCTTGTCGGTGTTGAGCAGCGGCACCATCGCCACCCAGCGCAGGCGGTTGTCGGACTGTTTCCAGCACTCGCCCATCCAGCGGTTGTAGCTGCGGCACAACGCCAGCTCGATCTCGGGGCGCGGCGTCAACGGGATGATGAAGATGGTGGGGAAGATGACCTGGATGTCCACCTTGAGCTCATCCATATGCTTGAGCCGCACCGCCACGTCCCGCAGCTCGCGGGACTCCAGCGGCGTGTCCTTGCCCACGTTCCGGGTCTTGAGCCGCAGGGTTCCGTCCACCAGCCAGTACTCGTCCCCGGACCCGGAGCCGTTGGTGGAGCCGACGACCTCGGGCCGGAACTTGCGGTCGGCGCCGTCCATGAACTCCCAGGTCTCCTCGGTTTCGAGAACGTGTGCGTCCGCATCGATTCTGAGCATCGTCCGGTCCCCTTTCTTGGGCGCCCTCCGTTCCCTGTAGCTTAAAGTCAGTCCCCGAATCAACGCTCGGCCACGCCCCGACGGGGGCGTGCCGAGCGAAGCAGCGTAGTTTCTGGTTGCACGCGACGAGGAGAAATTTTCTTGTGTTTTGCGGAGACTTATGTATAAACGTCATGATTTTTTGAAAAAGCCATCCATAATATACTTATGGGTAAACTAGGAAACCACCTGCCGGCTCATTCAGAGAAGGGGCCGCGAGGAACGGACAAGTGACCGAGGGAACAAGGAGGCAGGTCGATGCGTTGCGACACCGTTCGATGGTTGTCTTTCGAGAACGCGGTTCAAGTTCATGCTCTCCGCGGGGCCGGCGGCGTGACCGCTCCGAAAGGGTTGTCGGGCTTTCGCCGCGCGGCCGCGGTGCTGACGGCGGCTTTCACGGCGGCGGCCGTGCTGGGTCTCGCCGGTGTCGCGCGGGCCCAGACCCCGGGCCTGAGCGTCGCGGACGTGACCGTGAGCGAGTCGGCCGGCAACGCCACGTTCAGAGTGACACTGACCGAGACGGCGACCGTGGACGTGACCGCGGACTACGCGACGTCCTCGTCCGCGGGTGCCACCGCGGCCACGGTCGGCGCCGACTTCACGACCTCCAGCGGCTCCGTGACGATTGCCATGGGCCAAAGCGAGGCCACCTTCATGGTTCCGGTCCTTTCCGACATCATAGACGAACAGGACGAGACCTTCACGGTGACCCTTAGCGGAGCCGCGCCGAGCGGCACGGTGACCATCTCGGACGCCACGGCCACGGGGACCATCACTGACGACGACCCGGCGCCCCAACTC containing:
- a CDS encoding amidohydrolase family protein, with product MLRIDADAHVLETEETWEFMDGADRKYRPEVVGSTNGSGSGDEYWLVDGTLRLKTRNVGKDTPLESRELRDVAVRLKHMDELKVDIQVIFPTIFIIPLTPRPEIELALCRSYNRWMGECWKQSDNRLRWVAVVPLLSPDQVYEEARLAKENGAVGIYMRGSEGERLLNDPFFYPVYDAAGRLDVPVCIHASNGSSVLFDYYKYEPVAFSKFKLVVVGAFHTIVAGGIPERFPQLKMGFLEVSAQWLPYALTDLHKRPYIKEQGFNRNELLARNRIWVGCETTDDLPYVVENAGEDHLVVGTDYGHADSATELLAIDGVANDPRLSPEVKAKICGENARALYNL
- a CDS encoding amidohydrolase family protein; translation: MLRIDADAHVLETEETWEFMDGADRKFRPEVVGSTNGSGSGDEYWLVDGTLRLKTRNVGKDTPLESRELRDVAVRLKHMDELKVDIQVIFPTIFIIPLTPRPEIELALCRSYNRWMGECWKQSDNRLRWVAMVPLLNTDKVYEEARLAKENGAVGIYMRGSEGERLLSDAHFHPVYDAAQRLDIPVCIHSSNGSSVLYDYYKYETVGFSKFKLVVVGAFHTIIMDKIPERFPKLKMAFLEVGSQWLPYALSDLYKRYTMTGKEFSKKDVLAQNRIWIGCETNDDLPYVIDTAGDDHLVVGTDYGHADSATELLALDGVASDPRLSPEAVAKITGGNARALYSL